A genomic segment from Lutzomyia longipalpis isolate SR_M1_2022 chromosome 3, ASM2433408v1 encodes:
- the LOC129794208 gene encoding putative inactive tyrosine-protein kinase Wsck: MQNRIFIAFVTIGILLASAHADSYVGCFKRNFRNFNTNAHVGTATECAEKCQEIFYKYAVIQSTSCACTNTHPNERLDAEKCSIRCSKNSEQFCGGEDVESYYETNLKVPGPPRHLRMDLDTVKNTSFTIMWDPPEASTLVMEYAINAYPIHTYAIGGMLSHVGWRVERGENQQELVELHPATRYNVTVTSIAAAGVGGMAWILGETRVGVPSLAPPEPKILARDERTITIEINPIENGNGPINFYRVVVVFANYGLIQNFDLALLKDYRGSREDGTQYYVTAELDLKNMSRIFRVGDGENYRGFYNAPLPENSHVHIKIGVVSTLSGVTTYRYSDDSHDQHDNIASDESEDADDDSSTMIAILTTACIILGLLLIGSVVMYFYLRKRLTSTRRRFTDVHELTLQGPIVEIENNGFIGDELDRGNFQEQLKLLMDKVSSSQKIPRNILSMEIDNILGTGRFGDVIQGRVNTIGDFHQCHIHVVSDDMEQHDQSLFIKEFDQILRVTPHRSLLNFLGVCQTSDWLYVIFEGCSMNLKKRLVDSRLPPNFNPQRMTSLSEEFVLRTLCDICDAMEYLSANKIVHRQLCAHNVSLTVDDEAKLSIFGPTLFTEENKIIDLTRFQPPEVLKFQNYSSASDVWSFGCLMWECCTVGGTLFPSVPAVDLLGRLKNGVRPEQTPFLFDDLYQLMLNCWQLDSRERVTFTEIANSLHQMVATSPRHVLDFDRRNRVTLPYYLPLLEIKN, encoded by the exons atgcaaaacagAATATTTATCGCTTTTGTGACAATCGGCATTCTCCTGGCCAGCGCCCATGCCGACAGCTATGTGGGATGCTTCAAGAGGAACTTCCGTAACTTCAATACCAATGCGCATGTTGGCACAGCCACGGAGTGTGCTGAAAAATGCCAAGAAATCTTCTACAA GTATGCCGTGATCCAGAGTACTTCCTGTGCATGCACAAACACCCATCCCAATGAGAGATTGGACGCAGAGAAATGCAGCATACGCTGCAGTAAGAATTCCGAGCAATTCTGTGGCGGGGAAGATGTGGAGAGTTACTATGAGACAAATCTCAAAGTTCCGGGGCCACCACGGCATCTCAGGATGGACTTGGATACTGTTAAAAATACCTCCTTCACCATTATGTGGGATCCACCGGAAGCGAGTACCTTGGTGATGGAGTATGCAATCAATGCGTACCCCATTCACACGTATGCCATTGGGGGGATGCTGAGTCATGTTGGATGGAGGGTGGAACGTGGTGAGAATCAACAGGAACTTGTGGAACTTCATCCTGCCACGCGGTACAATGTCACAGTGACAAGCATCGCGGCAGCAGGTGTGGGAGGAATGGCGTGGATTCTGGGTGAAACACGTGTCGGTGTACCCAGTTTAGCCCCACCTGAACCCAAGATACTCGCAAGGGACGAACGGACAATCACAATTGAGATAAATCCCATTGAAAATGGCAATGGACCCATTAATTTCTATCGCGTTGTCGTTGTTTTTGCCAATTACGGTCTCATTCAGAACTTCGATCTGGCCCTCCTGAAGGACTACCGGGGATCACGTGAAGATGGTACGCAGTACTATGTCACAGCTGAGCTGGATCTCAAGAATATGAGTAGAATATTCCGCGTGGGAGATGGTGAGAACTACCGGGGCTTCTACAATGCCCCCCTTCCGGAAAATAGTCATGTTCACATTAAAATTGGCGTAGTTAGTACCCTCAGTGGGGTCACAACATATCGCTACAGCGATGATTCCCACGATCAGCATGACAATATTGCCTCAGATGAGTCTGAAG ATGCAGATGATGATTCCAGCACAATGATTGCTATCCTGACAACAGCCTGCATCATTTTGGGACTTCTCCTGATTGGATCAGTGGTCATGTACTTCTATTTGAGAAAGAGACTGACATCAACTCGAAGGCGGTTCACAGATGTCCATGAATTGACCCTTCAAGGACCAATTGTGGAAATt gaaaataacGGATTTATTGGAGACGAACTCGACAGAGGCAACTTTCAGGAGCAGCTAAAACTTCTCATGGACAAGGTATCGTCCTCGCAGAAAATCCCCAGGAATATTCTATCAATGGAAATTGATAATATTCTGGGTACTGGACGCTTTGGGGACGTTATTCAGGGTCGTGTGAATACCATTGGGGACTTTCATCAGTGCCACATTCATGTTGTCTCAG ACGACATGGAACAACACGATCAGAGCCTCTTTATCAAGGAATTCGATCAAATTCTCCGTGTGACCCCACATAGATCACTTCTCAATTTCCTCGGAGTCTGCCAGACCAGCGATTGGCTCTACGTCATCTTCGAGGGGTGCAGCATGAATCTCAAGAAGCGCCTCGTGGATTCACGTTTACCGCCAAATTTTAATCCCCAACGAATGACTTCGCTCTCGGAGGAATTCGTCCTTCGTACCCTTTGCGACATTTGCGATGCCATGGAGTACCTTTCAGCCAATAAG ATTGTGCACAGGCAGCTATGTGCCCACAATGTGAGCCTCACGGTGGATGATGAGGCGAAATTATCCATTTTTGGTCCAACACTCTTCACGGAGGAGAATAAAATCATTGATCTGACACGCTTCCAACCGCCGGAGGTACTTAAATTCCAAAATTACTCCTCAGCAAGTGATGTGTGGTCATTTGGGTGCCTCATGTGGGAATGCTGTACTGTTGGTGGTACACTCTTCCCAAGTGTTCCAGCTGTTGATCTCCTGGGACGCCTGAAGAATGGTGTCCGCCCGGAGCAGACGCCCTTCCTCTTTGACGACCTCTACCAGCTAATGCTGAATTGCTGGCAGCTTGACTCCCGCGAAAGGGTCACCTTCACCGAAATCGCCAATTCTCTCCATCAAATGGTGGCCACATCACCGAGGCATGTTCTGGATTTCGACAGGAGGAATCGTGTTACCCTACCGTACTACCTGCCTCTGCTGGAAATCAAAAATTAG
- the LOC129794209 gene encoding retinol dehydrogenase 13-like isoform X2 — protein sequence MAFAFLQNKKVVALSAVGTIAGLTMMLKDYMQGGRFKNPVMAEGKVVIITGANTGIGKETAKELARRKAHVYMVCRDMEKCEQARTEIVLDSKNKYVYCRECDLSSFDSIRKFVDTFKHERDRLDILINNAGVMRCPRTLTKDGIEMQLGVNHMGHFLLTNLLLDTLKASAPSRIVVVSSLAHTRGEINITDLNSEKNYEPGRAYNQSKLANVLFTKELAKKLQGTGVTVNALHPGVVDTELTRHMGLFNSFFSGLIVKPILWPFFKSPVAGAQTTLYCALEPELEGVSGQYFSDCAPKEVADAAKNENVAKWLWAVSEKWTGLDQKPPNV from the exons ATGGCATTTGCATTCCTGCAGAATAAGAAAGTGGTTGCCCTGAGCGCCGTGGGTACAATTGCCGGTCTCACGATGATGCTCAA GGATTACATGCAAGGCGGTAGATTTAAGAATCCTGTCATGGCTGAGGGGAAAGTCGTCATTATAACTGGTGCAAACACAG GAATTGGCAAGGAAACAGCAAAAGAACTGGCCAGGAGAAAAGCCCACGTGTACATGGTATGCAGGGATATGGAGAAGTGTGAACAAGCACGCACGGAGATTGTCTTGGATTCCAAGAACAAGTACGTTTACTGCCGGGAATGTGATTTGTCCTCCTTTGATTCAATCAGGAAGTTTGTGGATACGTTCAAGCATGAGAGAGACAGACTGGACATCCTCATTAACAATGCCGGTGTTATGCGATGCCCACGGACACTGACAAAGGATGGGATAGAAATGCAACTAGGGGTGAATCACATGGGGCACTTCCTGCTGACTAATCTCCTCCTGGACACTCTGAAGGCCTCCGCCCCAAGTAGAATTGTAGTTGTATCGAGTTTAGCGCATACTCGGGGAGAGATTAACATCACAGACCTCAACAGTGAGAAGAATTACGAGCCTGGCAGGGCGTACAATCAGAGTAAGCTGGCAAATGTCCTTTTCACGAAAGAACTGGCCAAGAAGCTTCAAGGAACAGGAGTCACTGTCAATGCTCTGCATCCTGGAGTTGTAGACACAGAGCTAACACGGCATATGGGTCTCTTTAACAGCTTCTTTTCCGG atTAATTGTTAAACCCATCCTCTGGCCCTTCTTTAAATCTCCCGTCGCTGGAGCCCAGACAACACTCTATTGCGCCTTGGAACCGGAACTTGAAGGGGTTTCAGGGCAATATTTCAGTGATTGCGCCCCGAAAGAAGTTGCCGATGCTGCTAAGAATGAAAATGTAGCCAAATGGCTGTGGGCAGTTAGTGAGAAGTGGACAGGATTGGATCAGAAACCGCCCAATGTATAG
- the LOC129794209 gene encoding retinol dehydrogenase 13-like isoform X1 — MAFAFLQNKKVVALSAVGTIAGLTMMLKDYMQGGRFKNPVMAEGKVVIITGANTGIGKETAKELARRKAHVYMVCRDMEKCEQARTEIVLDSKNKYVYCRECDLSSFDSIRKFVDTFKHERDRLDILINNAGVMRCPRTLTKDGIEMQLGVNHMGHFLLTNLLLDTLKASAPSRIVVVSSLAHTRGEINITDLNSEKNYEPGRAYNQSKLANVLFTKELAKKLQGTGVTVNALHPGVVDTELTRHMGLFNSFFSGLIVKPILWPFFKSPVAGAQTTLYCALEPELEGVSGQYFSDCAPKEVADAAKNENVAKWLWAVSEKWTGLDQKPPNELRFYIDFETLDIKIIDEKGQDIFEKAYKEMGLVEDPGQEVQEDKKHH; from the exons ATGGCATTTGCATTCCTGCAGAATAAGAAAGTGGTTGCCCTGAGCGCCGTGGGTACAATTGCCGGTCTCACGATGATGCTCAA GGATTACATGCAAGGCGGTAGATTTAAGAATCCTGTCATGGCTGAGGGGAAAGTCGTCATTATAACTGGTGCAAACACAG GAATTGGCAAGGAAACAGCAAAAGAACTGGCCAGGAGAAAAGCCCACGTGTACATGGTATGCAGGGATATGGAGAAGTGTGAACAAGCACGCACGGAGATTGTCTTGGATTCCAAGAACAAGTACGTTTACTGCCGGGAATGTGATTTGTCCTCCTTTGATTCAATCAGGAAGTTTGTGGATACGTTCAAGCATGAGAGAGACAGACTGGACATCCTCATTAACAATGCCGGTGTTATGCGATGCCCACGGACACTGACAAAGGATGGGATAGAAATGCAACTAGGGGTGAATCACATGGGGCACTTCCTGCTGACTAATCTCCTCCTGGACACTCTGAAGGCCTCCGCCCCAAGTAGAATTGTAGTTGTATCGAGTTTAGCGCATACTCGGGGAGAGATTAACATCACAGACCTCAACAGTGAGAAGAATTACGAGCCTGGCAGGGCGTACAATCAGAGTAAGCTGGCAAATGTCCTTTTCACGAAAGAACTGGCCAAGAAGCTTCAAGGAACAGGAGTCACTGTCAATGCTCTGCATCCTGGAGTTGTAGACACAGAGCTAACACGGCATATGGGTCTCTTTAACAGCTTCTTTTCCGG atTAATTGTTAAACCCATCCTCTGGCCCTTCTTTAAATCTCCCGTCGCTGGAGCCCAGACAACACTCTATTGCGCCTTGGAACCGGAACTTGAAGGGGTTTCAGGGCAATATTTCAGTGATTGCGCCCCGAAAGAAGTTGCCGATGCTGCTAAGAATGAAAATGTAGCCAAATGGCTGTGGGCAGTTAGTGAGAAGTGGACAGGATTGGATCAGAAACCGCCCAAT GAATTGAGATTTTACATCGATTTTGAGACTCTGGACATAAAGATCATTGATGAGAAAGGCCAGGATATTTTTGAGAAGGCATACAAAGAAATGGGATTAGTTGAAGATCCCGGGCAGGAAGTGCAAGAAGACAAGAAACATCATTAG
- the LOC129794210 gene encoding uncharacterized protein LOC129794210 isoform X1, with amino-acid sequence METMEYELARNLTLLFFLERLLDKGEPRTLHDLSCQFGAKGFTREMRQIAGGSQSGLKKFLASYPALFYINGDYVHVNTYLSASPDDPSGATGGRRDYTQEAKEYFKNKLLMYGLGTEVPIRSLLGHRSQASPQVRHISGQHIKEFTDFLSKHPDTFTVIDEHVMLVETDDLKDIPVGERLHLPQPSIDTIATQQLLDFFAHWIENKGPILVDQLFHIVTSKFPEEMWLRMFKTPSDLSTFLKLFSDCFHIQSNLVTLLQKPRLSDAHIQQAQARARDQFNNNPTMRTLSPQMRLQNNNNLMQTIGDFKLNEPVTSTSSNSPTVSNKSEPNSGFESLVHDNDAKLDNLCDRNCPSGSIGSYYTRSSTPPTIPAHQNPSVQQVQVAQQPVEKTPAKNQTLKQRINSLVIKTLAENLEKDKQAMSALQAGNAANMGDGKAQNTNSAHMNNYFVGDTWKIKVLQNTRVIATIKECLFVTEAILKSAANDQVVISFDCEGINLGAKGQLTLVEIGTTRGEAFIFDILTCPEMVSDGGLKTLLESENVIKIIHDCRNDSINLFNQFGILMRNVFDTQSAHAILQLQNHGKQVYKVKNVSLNTLCEMYGAPINPMKDQLKNVYRRDQKYWARRPLSRDMLLYAAGDVLVLINEQLYAAMASAILPEYRGLLSELCTEQILMLIRPIEVKMRKKQRKISTEVADLRAKLSQSSNKNIVLSNREIRLLRYLDLTEEEKEKLKGSYKVAKKLEKLENLGQDRDQSDSEDDGEVAEHEYASLDSVPSDNSLPGAGTFSPRNSEPPSLTESMQLMDEILSDTTMDRMAKIDKLEAILSTATLLPNDPVFSQTPDQILSATSAILNANNEHNLKHQSYRDGEHKSSGKCCQCLCHDRGSNRGSVNNSGNRQKLVMKQDEACQTLSTGDIVITKIFFKEDQEKAQEKILTSTPKKVAN; translated from the exons ATGGAGACCATGGAGTATGAGTTGGCGAGGAATTTGACATTGCTCTTCTTCCTCGAGCGCCTCCTGGACAAGGGGGAGCCTCGTACGCTCCACGATCTCTCTTGCCAGTTTGGGGCCAAGGGATTTACGCGGGAGATGCGTCAGATTGCTGGAGGGAGTCAATCAG GTTTGAAGAAATTCCTCGCCAGCTACCCAGCCCTCTTCTACATAAATGGAGACTACGTACATGTCAACACCTACCTGTCGGCGTCCCCAGATGACCCCAGTGGCGCTACAGGTGGTCGCCGGGACTACACGCAGGAAGCGAAGGAGTACTTCAAGAATAAACTCCTTATGTACGGGTTGGGCACGGAAGTTCCCATACGCAGTCTCCTTGGGCACCGGAGTCAGGCATCGCCACAAGTGCGACACATCTCGGGGCAGCACATTAAGGAATTCACGGACTTCCTCAGCAAGCATCCGGACACATTCACCGTGATCGATGAGCACGTGATGCTCGTGGAAACGGACGATCTCAAGGATATTCCTGTTGGTGAGCGCCTCCATCTGCCGCAGCCCTCAATCGATACGATTGCCACGCAACAGTTGCTCGACTTTTTTGCTCACTGGATCGAAAACAAAg GGCCAATTCTCGTTGATCAGCTCTTCCACATTGTAACTTCCAAGTTTCCCGAGGAAATGTGGCTACGGATGTTCAAGACACCGAGTGATTTGTCCACATTCCTGAAACTCTTCTCAGATTGCTTCCACATTCAATCGAATCTAGTCACTTTACTGCAGAAACCACGACTGTCGGATGCACATATACAGCAAGCTCAGGCTCGGGCACGGgatcaatttaataataatccAACGATGAGGACATTATCGCCACAGATGAGActccaaaataataataatttgatgcAAACAATTGGGGATTTTAAGCTAAATGAACCTGTGACGAGTACGAGTAGCAATTCACCGACTGTGAGCAATAAGAGTGAACCAAATAGTGGGTTTGAAAGTCTTGTCCACGACAATGATGCCAAATTGGACAATCTCTGCGATAGGAATTGTCCGAGtgggtccattgggtcatactaTACGCGTTCTTCCACCCCGCCGACCATTCCAGCGCACCAAAATCCATCGGTTCAG CAGGTGCAGGTCGCCCAGCAACCGGTGGAGAAGACTCCAGCAAAGAATCAAACACTAAAGCAACGGATCAATAGTTTAGTGATTAAGACACTTGCGGAGAATTTGGAGAAGGATAAGCAAGCAATGAGTGCCCTTCAGGCGGGAAATGCCGCAAATATGGGCGATGGAAAGGCGCAAAATACAAATTCAGCCCATATGAATAATTACTTTGTCGGTGACACGTGGAAGATAAAGGTGTTGCAGAATACACGTGTTATTGCGACAATAAAGGAGTGCCTCTTTGTCACGGAGGCCATTCTCAAATCTGCCGCAAATGATCAGGTTGTCATTAGTTTTGACTGCGAAGGTATCAATTTGGGGGCAAAGGGGCAGCTGACACTCGTTGAGATTGGCACAACACGTGGGGAGGCGTTCATCTTTGACATACTCACATGCCCGGAAATGGTATCAGATGGGGGTTTGAAGACACTCCTCGAGAGTGAGAATGTCATCAAAATCATCCACGATTGCCGCAATGATTccatcaatttattcaatcaatttgGCATCCTCATGCGCAATGTCTTCGATACGCAATCCGCTCATGCGATATTGCAGCTACAGAATCACGGGAAGCAAGTGTACAAGGTGAAGAATGTGTCCCTGAATACGCTGTGTGAGATGTACGGTGCCCCCATAAATCCCATGAAGGATCAACTCAAGAATGTCTACCGGAGAGATCAAAAATATTGGGCGAGGAGACCACTCTCGCGCGATATGCTCCTCTATGCTGCCGGTGATGTTCTCGTGTTGATCAATGAGCAACTCTATGCAGCCATGGCCAG TGCCATATTGCCGGAATATCGTGGATTATTGTCGGAATTGTGTACAGAACAGATACTAATGCTAATCCGTCCAATTGAggtgaaaatgaggaaaaagcAGCGAAAAATTAGCACTGAAGTGGCTGATTTGCGTGCTAAACTATCACAATCGAGCAATAAGAATATAGTTCTAAGTAATCGAGAAATTCGTCTCTTGCGCTATTTGGATTTGACTGAGGAGGAAAAGGAGAAACTCAAGGGATCCTACAAAGTGGCCAAGAAGCTGGAGAAGTTGGAGAATTTGGGTCAAGACCG AGACCAAAGTGATTCGGAGGATGATGGAGAAGTGGCTGAGCATGAATATGCAAGCCTCGATAGTGTTCCATCGGATAATTCCTTACCCGGTGCTGGGACATTCTCACCGAGAAATTCCGAACCGCCAAGTCTTACGGAATCCATGCAGCTTATGGATGAAATTCTATCGGACACAACAATGGATCGAATGgctaaaattgataaattagaGGCTATCCTCTCAACAGCTACCCTTCTTCCAAATGATCCA gTCTTCTCTCAAACACCTGATCAAATTCTCTCAGCCACAAGTGCTATTTTAAACGCAAACAACGAACACAATCTCAAGCATCAATCATATCGCGATGGAGAACATAAAAG CTCTGGAAAGTGCTGCCAGTGTTTGTGTCACGATAGAGGATCAAATCGTGGTTCTGTAAATAATTCAGGGAATCGTCAGAAGTTGGTGATGAAGCAAGATGAGGCGTGTCAAACACTCAGTACCGGTGATATTGTGATAACGAAGATATTCTTCAAGGAGGACCAAGAGAAGGCACAGGAGAAGATTCTCACATCAACGCCCAAGAAGGTTGCTAATTGA
- the LOC129794210 gene encoding uncharacterized protein LOC129794210 isoform X2 — METMEYELARNLTLLFFLERLLDKGEPRTLHDLSCQFGAKGFTREMRQIAGGSQSGLKKFLASYPALFYINGDYVHVNTYLSASPDDPSGATGGRRDYTQEAKEYFKNKLLMYGLGTEVPIRSLLGHRSQASPQVRHISGQHIKEFTDFLSKHPDTFTVIDEHVMLVETDDLKDIPVGERLHLPQPSIDTIATQQLLDFFAHWIENKGPILVDQLFHIVTSKFPEEMWLRMFKTPSDLSTFLKLFSDCFHIQSNLVTLLQKPRLSDAHIQQAQARARDQFNNNPTMRTLSPQMRLQNNNNLMQTIGDFKLNEPVTSTSSNSPTVSNKSEPNSGFESLVHDNDAKLDNLCDRNCPSGSIGSYYTRSSTPPTIPAHQNPSVQVQVAQQPVEKTPAKNQTLKQRINSLVIKTLAENLEKDKQAMSALQAGNAANMGDGKAQNTNSAHMNNYFVGDTWKIKVLQNTRVIATIKECLFVTEAILKSAANDQVVISFDCEGINLGAKGQLTLVEIGTTRGEAFIFDILTCPEMVSDGGLKTLLESENVIKIIHDCRNDSINLFNQFGILMRNVFDTQSAHAILQLQNHGKQVYKVKNVSLNTLCEMYGAPINPMKDQLKNVYRRDQKYWARRPLSRDMLLYAAGDVLVLINEQLYAAMASAILPEYRGLLSELCTEQILMLIRPIEVKMRKKQRKISTEVADLRAKLSQSSNKNIVLSNREIRLLRYLDLTEEEKEKLKGSYKVAKKLEKLENLGQDRDQSDSEDDGEVAEHEYASLDSVPSDNSLPGAGTFSPRNSEPPSLTESMQLMDEILSDTTMDRMAKIDKLEAILSTATLLPNDPVFSQTPDQILSATSAILNANNEHNLKHQSYRDGEHKSSGKCCQCLCHDRGSNRGSVNNSGNRQKLVMKQDEACQTLSTGDIVITKIFFKEDQEKAQEKILTSTPKKVAN; from the exons ATGGAGACCATGGAGTATGAGTTGGCGAGGAATTTGACATTGCTCTTCTTCCTCGAGCGCCTCCTGGACAAGGGGGAGCCTCGTACGCTCCACGATCTCTCTTGCCAGTTTGGGGCCAAGGGATTTACGCGGGAGATGCGTCAGATTGCTGGAGGGAGTCAATCAG GTTTGAAGAAATTCCTCGCCAGCTACCCAGCCCTCTTCTACATAAATGGAGACTACGTACATGTCAACACCTACCTGTCGGCGTCCCCAGATGACCCCAGTGGCGCTACAGGTGGTCGCCGGGACTACACGCAGGAAGCGAAGGAGTACTTCAAGAATAAACTCCTTATGTACGGGTTGGGCACGGAAGTTCCCATACGCAGTCTCCTTGGGCACCGGAGTCAGGCATCGCCACAAGTGCGACACATCTCGGGGCAGCACATTAAGGAATTCACGGACTTCCTCAGCAAGCATCCGGACACATTCACCGTGATCGATGAGCACGTGATGCTCGTGGAAACGGACGATCTCAAGGATATTCCTGTTGGTGAGCGCCTCCATCTGCCGCAGCCCTCAATCGATACGATTGCCACGCAACAGTTGCTCGACTTTTTTGCTCACTGGATCGAAAACAAAg GGCCAATTCTCGTTGATCAGCTCTTCCACATTGTAACTTCCAAGTTTCCCGAGGAAATGTGGCTACGGATGTTCAAGACACCGAGTGATTTGTCCACATTCCTGAAACTCTTCTCAGATTGCTTCCACATTCAATCGAATCTAGTCACTTTACTGCAGAAACCACGACTGTCGGATGCACATATACAGCAAGCTCAGGCTCGGGCACGGgatcaatttaataataatccAACGATGAGGACATTATCGCCACAGATGAGActccaaaataataataatttgatgcAAACAATTGGGGATTTTAAGCTAAATGAACCTGTGACGAGTACGAGTAGCAATTCACCGACTGTGAGCAATAAGAGTGAACCAAATAGTGGGTTTGAAAGTCTTGTCCACGACAATGATGCCAAATTGGACAATCTCTGCGATAGGAATTGTCCGAGtgggtccattgggtcatactaTACGCGTTCTTCCACCCCGCCGACCATTCCAGCGCACCAAAATCCATCGGTTCAG GTGCAGGTCGCCCAGCAACCGGTGGAGAAGACTCCAGCAAAGAATCAAACACTAAAGCAACGGATCAATAGTTTAGTGATTAAGACACTTGCGGAGAATTTGGAGAAGGATAAGCAAGCAATGAGTGCCCTTCAGGCGGGAAATGCCGCAAATATGGGCGATGGAAAGGCGCAAAATACAAATTCAGCCCATATGAATAATTACTTTGTCGGTGACACGTGGAAGATAAAGGTGTTGCAGAATACACGTGTTATTGCGACAATAAAGGAGTGCCTCTTTGTCACGGAGGCCATTCTCAAATCTGCCGCAAATGATCAGGTTGTCATTAGTTTTGACTGCGAAGGTATCAATTTGGGGGCAAAGGGGCAGCTGACACTCGTTGAGATTGGCACAACACGTGGGGAGGCGTTCATCTTTGACATACTCACATGCCCGGAAATGGTATCAGATGGGGGTTTGAAGACACTCCTCGAGAGTGAGAATGTCATCAAAATCATCCACGATTGCCGCAATGATTccatcaatttattcaatcaatttgGCATCCTCATGCGCAATGTCTTCGATACGCAATCCGCTCATGCGATATTGCAGCTACAGAATCACGGGAAGCAAGTGTACAAGGTGAAGAATGTGTCCCTGAATACGCTGTGTGAGATGTACGGTGCCCCCATAAATCCCATGAAGGATCAACTCAAGAATGTCTACCGGAGAGATCAAAAATATTGGGCGAGGAGACCACTCTCGCGCGATATGCTCCTCTATGCTGCCGGTGATGTTCTCGTGTTGATCAATGAGCAACTCTATGCAGCCATGGCCAG TGCCATATTGCCGGAATATCGTGGATTATTGTCGGAATTGTGTACAGAACAGATACTAATGCTAATCCGTCCAATTGAggtgaaaatgaggaaaaagcAGCGAAAAATTAGCACTGAAGTGGCTGATTTGCGTGCTAAACTATCACAATCGAGCAATAAGAATATAGTTCTAAGTAATCGAGAAATTCGTCTCTTGCGCTATTTGGATTTGACTGAGGAGGAAAAGGAGAAACTCAAGGGATCCTACAAAGTGGCCAAGAAGCTGGAGAAGTTGGAGAATTTGGGTCAAGACCG AGACCAAAGTGATTCGGAGGATGATGGAGAAGTGGCTGAGCATGAATATGCAAGCCTCGATAGTGTTCCATCGGATAATTCCTTACCCGGTGCTGGGACATTCTCACCGAGAAATTCCGAACCGCCAAGTCTTACGGAATCCATGCAGCTTATGGATGAAATTCTATCGGACACAACAATGGATCGAATGgctaaaattgataaattagaGGCTATCCTCTCAACAGCTACCCTTCTTCCAAATGATCCA gTCTTCTCTCAAACACCTGATCAAATTCTCTCAGCCACAAGTGCTATTTTAAACGCAAACAACGAACACAATCTCAAGCATCAATCATATCGCGATGGAGAACATAAAAG CTCTGGAAAGTGCTGCCAGTGTTTGTGTCACGATAGAGGATCAAATCGTGGTTCTGTAAATAATTCAGGGAATCGTCAGAAGTTGGTGATGAAGCAAGATGAGGCGTGTCAAACACTCAGTACCGGTGATATTGTGATAACGAAGATATTCTTCAAGGAGGACCAAGAGAAGGCACAGGAGAAGATTCTCACATCAACGCCCAAGAAGGTTGCTAATTGA